The Bacteroidota bacterium genomic interval CCCGTGGCATCAAAAACGATGTCGGGCATCGCACCGTTCAGGAGCTCACGCAACTGCGCTACAGGATTTGCAGTGGGCGCCACACATGTTGAAATACCAAGAAACTCTTCGCAGAATGCGCGGCGACTGGGGTCGAGCTCGAACACAACGGGCTCTGCCCCTGCGAGCTTAACAAACTGGCTGACTGATAATCCGATAGGCCCGGCGCCGACAACGAGCACTTTATCCTGAACTTTCACCGCCGCTCGCGAAACTGCATGCGCACCAATCGACAACATTTCCACCAATGCAAGATGTTCAAGCGGCAGCACATCTGACCGGTGCAACTTGCCAGCGGGTACAACAAGTGACTCCGCCATACCACCGTCTTCATGCACCCCCAACACAATGAGCTGTTCGCAACAATTGGTTCTGCCGGAGATACAGGCGGGACACTTTCCGCAATTCAAATAAGGCTCAACTGCGCAATAATCACCAATAGCTATCCCGGTCACACCTTTCCCCACCTCCGCCACTTCAACCCCAAGTTCATGCCCCAGCACGCGCGGGTACTTAAAAAAAGGCTGGTCTCCTTCAAACGCGTGCAGGTCCGTCCCGCAAACGCCTATTCGCCGGATTTTAACGCGTGCTTCGCCGGCAGCACATGCACGAATGCTCTCGCGCGCTTCAGCAACAAACCGTCCGGGTTCTTGCAACACAATCGTTTTCATCAGGCAGTGGTCTGGGATTAAATACTTAAAAAGAGAAACAGGCTGAACACTTACATCGCATCCAGATTGGCACCAATATCAGGAGGTTCACAAAACCAAGTCAAAGCTTCGTCTACGGAGAGCCCTGCTGGAAATTCAGCCACATTGGGATGCGTCTCCTTAAAATGCGTGAGCATGAGTTGTTGCATTGCCTGTAACACAACTTCGTTTTCAGGCCGGCCGGCCACATCATGCTGCTCATCTGGATCATCTTCAAGATTGTAAAGCCGGTGCAATAATCCGGATGGAGGCAGCCCTGTGGCATACCCCTGGCCAAGGTCGCGTTTCCCGCTGGTGAATATGTACTTCCAGGTGTCGGTACGGACCATCGCCTTATTATCCGCGAGAAATTCTGCAAAAACATAGCCTTTATGCGTTTCAGCATCTCCCGCTAATACAGGCAACAAGCTTTCTCCCTGAAGCCCCTCCATTGGAGGCAATTCCAACACATCCAATACAGTCGGTACCAGGTCAACGAGTTCCGAAAGGGCATCAGTAATCCGCCCCGGCTCAAACCTATTACCGGCCCGCATAACAAAGGGTGAGCGGATCGCTGGCTCCCACATCATGTGCTTCTCAAACCGCAAATGATCATTGAGCAAATAGCCATGATCTCCCAAATACACAACAAGCGTCTCGTCCATTAAATTATTTGCAGCCAAAGCATCAAGTACGATGCCTGTATTTTTATCCATGTACTCAACAGAGGTGTAGTATGAC includes:
- a CDS encoding zinc-binding alcohol dehydrogenase family protein, which codes for MKTIVLQEPGRFVAEARESIRACAAGEARVKIRRIGVCGTDLHAFEGDQPFFKYPRVLGHELGVEVAEVGKGVTGIAIGDYCAVEPYLNCGKCPACISGRTNCCEQLIVLGVHEDGGMAESLVVPAGKLHRSDVLPLEHLALVEMLSIGAHAVSRAAVKVQDKVLVVGAGPIGLSVSQFVKLAGAEPVVFELDPSRRAFCEEFLGISTCVAPTANPVAQLRELLNGAMPDIVFDATGSSRSMHQSFELVGTAGKLVFVGLVLGDIAFHNPEFHRKELTLMSSRNATAADFAYVIRMLEAGHINLTPWITHRAAFDDMIATFPDWLDRDAGVVKAMIDLD